The Primulina eburnea isolate SZY01 chromosome 6, ASM2296580v1, whole genome shotgun sequence genome contains a region encoding:
- the LOC140835440 gene encoding uncharacterized protein At2g29880-like, with protein sequence MGDSQTKYNLWMTEESNKLLKLIVDAAMKECRDKNGMLNKRTVEKNILSTLNRKLGYEKSFAQYQSRLKWFKQLYNNYSKLICHSSGFGWDPETKKFTANDEVWDEYFKSHPKHEHYQTRTFEDYEDLRIVVGNGTATGKCSMGLGDDTDARTFETEQNKSTSLIDDYMFDYDSGEFIQSERQESLYQPPLHEDFISPLPSQPMSSDVPPATRKRDMIEFERKSSTSKNLDQDIMHKLSYNLEKVASKIESIGDVDDNCWDAIKKVPNLENRTRYKVLDLLNTRSKKMAFLKMTIEERLEWIDYKLNE encoded by the exons ATGGGTGATTCACAAACAAAATATAATTTGTGGATGACTGAGGAGagcaataaattattaaaactcATAGTCGATGCTGCCATGAAAGAATGTCGTGATAAGAATGGGATGCTGAACAAAAGAACAGTGGAAAAGAATATACTTTCTACTCTTAACAGAAAACTGGGGTATGAAAAGTCTTTCGCACAATATCAAAGTCGTTTGAAATGGTTCAAACAACTATACAATAATTATTCTAAGCTTATATGTCATAGTTCTGGGTTTGGATGGGATCCTGAGACAAAAAAATTCACGGCTAATGATGAAGTGTGGGATGAATATTTTAAG TCTCATCCTAAACATGAACATTATCAGACAAGAACTTTTGAAGATTATGAAGATTTGAGAATTGTAGTTGGGAATGGAACAGCCACCGGAAAGTGTTCAATGGGATTAGGAGATGACACTGATGCGAGAACATTTGAGACTGAACAAAATAAAAGTACTAGCTTAATAGATGATTACATGTTTGATTACGATAGTGGTGAATTCATTCAAAGTGAAAGGCAAGAATCTTTATATCAGCCTCCACTTCATGAGGACTTTATTTCTCCACTACCTTCTCAACCAATGAGTTCAGATGTTCCACCAGCCACTAGAAAACGAGATATGATAGAGTTTGAAAGAAAATCGAGCACATCAAAGAATCTTGACCAAGATATTATGCATAAGCTCTCTTACAACCTTGAGAAGGTAGCTTCTAAGATTGAATCAATTGGTGATGTAGATGATAATTGTTGGGATGCTATTAAGAAAGTCCCAAACTTGGAGAATCGTACTCGGTACAAGGTGCTTGACTTGCTTAATACTAGAtcaaagaagatggctttcctGAAAATGACAATCGAAGAGCGCTTGGAATGGATAGACTATAAGTTAAATGAATGA
- the LOC140835441 gene encoding uncharacterized protein — MAKPGSAVPERIRGSTRFYPYFQDCIGAIDGTHIPATVSGRDNNSYQFIYVLSGWEGSAHDSHVLTDALSRNNGLKMPRDQGRHHEDAKELFNLRHASLKNVIERTFDNEAQLSSSAQVYEDDDFDQLFDTQEQQRAKANEWRDTLANGMWSDVDQIVNND; from the exons ATGGCTAAACCTGGATCAGCTGTACCAGAAAGAATAAGAGGGAGCACAAGATTCTACCCTTACTTTCAA GATTGCATTGGAGCTATTGATGGAACTCATATTCCAGCTACGGTGTCTGGGCGTGACAATAACAGTTACC AATTCATTTACGTACTCAGCGGATGGGAGGGATCTGCTCATGATTCACACGTGTTGACTGatgctttatcaagaaataatGGACTTAAAATGCCACGAG ATCAAGGTCGTCACCATGAAGATGCTAAAGAGTTGTTCAATCTTCGTCATGCTTCTTTGAAGAATGTTATAGAGCGGACATTTG ATAATGAAGCTCAATTGTCTTCATCGGCACAAGTTTATGAAGATGACGACTTTGATCAGTTATTTGATACTCAAGAACAACAACGAGCAAAAGCTAATGAATGGAGGGATACCTTAGCCAATGGAATGTGGAGCGATGTTGATCAAATTGTAAATAATGAttag